From Micropterus dolomieu isolate WLL.071019.BEF.003 ecotype Adirondacks linkage group LG06, ASM2129224v1, whole genome shotgun sequence:
CCAATGAGGATCACAGACTAAAGCTACGATTAAACAGAACCAAGAGCAGACAAACATAACTAggagtaaatacaaagacaaaactAAGGCACAGAACTCAAATACAGAGCTAAACATAAGATACAAGACCAACAGGTACAAAGTGagctaaacagagaacacaagacaataaataaaacaccactaaacactAACTGACAGATAATAACCAGATAAACAAAAACCCAGACTAGATAATAGAtacagaaaagactaaaataacaaaactgagaATTAACTAAACAAGCCAGGCAGGCACACAGAGTGACAACTGCAACAACAAGTGTCCTTTAGGAAActcagagttgaggcagagcagtaTTTTCTCTATACAATATGATccatttttaatcaaattaaattaagttgtgtttttggggTAGGATAAGAGCTGAGATACCAACCTGCTTATTTAGACATGCAACCAGTATGGAGTTGTCAATAGAAAGCAGCAGTCAGGGATAGCAGGGGCGGCTGAGGCTCAGAAGGTATAGTGGGTTGCCAACTAATTAGAAGATTGGGGGTTTAAGGCAGTCTGTATGTctaagtgtccttgggcaagatactgaatcccaGATTGCTTGGGTGAGTTAATGTTTAAAGTTTCTTTCTGGTAAGCAGTTGGTACCATGCATCGGAGCCTCTGCCATCAcactatgaatgtgtgtgtgaatgggtgaatgtggcATATAATGTAGGAAGCTTTGAGTGAAAACTGTGCTATTTAAGTACAGTCCATTTTCAATTACAATGTTCTGGATTGTCAGCTCGCAATAGGATGTCATTTAAGGCTGGATCGCACAGCTGCGTTGCATTCCAGCTGTAACGCTGCTGCCGGAGAGGATCGTCCAACAGATACGCCGCAGCAAAGTTTTAGAAGAGTCTGAAAATGCGGCgagcagtcatgttggaacaggaaggggccagccccaaactgtttccacaaagttgggagcatgaacttgtccaaaatgtcttggtatgctgaagcattaacagttcctttcactggcccaagccctgaaaaacaaccccacaccataCTCCCCCCTCCACcaactttacacttggcacaatgcagtcaggcaagttCCGCTCTCCTGGCAGCCaccaaacccagactcgtccatcagattgccagacagaggagCCTGACTCGTCGCTCCAGAGAACACGTTTCCACagctctagtgtccagtggcggCATGCTTTACACCGCTGCATCCgatgctttgcattgcacttggtgaagtgaggcttggatgcagctgctcggccacggaaacccattccatgaagcgcTCTACGtactgttcttgagctaatccgaaggccacacgacgtttggaggtctgtagctattgactctgcagaaagttggcgacTTCAGCGCACTGTGCGCCTCAGCATGGCAGACCCCACGCTGtaattttatgtggcctaccacttcaTGGCTGACTTTCTCTTGATCCCAATCACTTCCACTTTGTtgtaataccactaacagttgaccgtgggatatttagtagtgaggaaactTTACAAATGaacttattgcacaggtggtAATCTATCACGGTACtacgcttgaattcactgagctgcTGGGAgtgacccattctttcacagatgtttgtagaagcagtctgcagcGTAGGTGCTTGATTtcatacacctgtggccatggaagtgattagaacacctgaattcaatgattcggagGGGTGTCCCGATACTTTCAATAACGTCCGGCTGCGGACTGTAGCATTGCTCACCCCACTCCCCTCACTCAAGCCATGCCCAAGCCAGTTGGATATTTAAGCAGTGTCTACTAGTTAACAGTCCCATTGCATGTTTGGCATAGTAAGCAGGCACAAATAGAAAACCCTTAGACAATAATACAACCAGCATGATCTGTGCATCTGTTTATTGATGATGTGCACAAATGATAAAATACTACAATATATAAagtaagatttaaaaaaaatgtgggtAAGGATCTTAATAGAAACATAAAACTTCGGACtaacattaataaaatgcttatttttaaagattatatGATTATTTAGATTAACAACATTAAACAGCTGAAATGAAAAACTTTACATGCTACATGCTAACAGCTCTTTGAGATTGTACACAGCGATGCTTTGAGCCCAATGTTAAAATcagaatgctaacatgttcacaatgacaatggtaacatgctgatgtttagaaagtataatgtttaccatggtcATAATTTTAGCTTacagtgttagcatgctaacattaggtAATTAGCGGTAAAGACAAGTTATTGGtcaaaatgttgacctgatgatggcgctaaatgaaaagtcagaggattaCCAAAGTTATCACAGTTCATCCTTAGGGAaacatgaaggtctgaaccacatttcatcaTAATCTATCCAACAGCTGgactgtgtttttgtgaaatgtggaccaagagttttttattttatcagggTACAAGAATGTGATATGAGACAACAAGAAAAAGTGACATGTTTATAATACTTTTATTGTAATactaaaattacattaaaatattttgatataatATGAAAAAGACTGTGCCATAAGAACTTTTTCTATATATACTGAAACCCTGAACAGgatagtttttgttttgctggcagtaactcactgctgtttcctcctgcagCCGTGAGGGGTTTTTGTACGAGGTTATTTCACTGTGTTGGGGGTCCACAGTGAATAAACTTCCACACAGAGCTGAACAAAAACCTCCAGTCCCCTCTGAACTGTCTGTTTACAGTCAGAAAACATCCAgaatcaacaaataaacaaccaaaCACACTTGTGTTTCAGGTGAGTCCTCAGCTGCAGCTTTTCTACCTAAAAACTGTCAAATATCTTCACTTTACTGAACCTCATGtctctgctgtgctgctgtaTGTGCTGCTGAAATGCTGAATATTCTTCCATTTACCAGATAAATACACAACTCAAACTCTTTCTGTTTGTTCATCTGTGTTTTACAGCTACATGGGAGTCAATGTGAGGTGgatttttaacatgtttgaGCTTCTCTGAGTAGGAATGGCAGCTCTGGGGTTTTTGTACGAGGTTATTTCACTGTGTTGGGGTTCCACAGTGAATAAACTTCCACACAGAGCTGAACAAAAACCTCCAGTCCCCCCTAAACTGTCTGTTTACAGTCAGAAAACATCCAgaatcaacaaataaacaaccaaaCACACTTGTGTTTCAGGTGAGTCCTCAGCTGCAGCTTTTCTACCTAAAAACTGTCAAATATCTTCACTTTACTGAACCTCATGtctctgctgtgctgctgtaTGTGCTGCTGAAATGCTGAATATTCTTCCATTTACCAGATAAATACACAACTCAAACTCTTTCTGTTTGTTCATCTGTGTTTTACAGCTACATGGGAGTCAATGTGAGGTGgatttttaacatgtttgaGCTTCTCTGAGNNNNNNNNNNNNNNNNNNNNATACACAACTCAAACTCTTTCTGTTTGTTCATCTGTGTTTTACAGCTACATGGGAGTCAATGTGAGGTGgatttttaacatgtttgaGCTTCTCTGAGTAGGAATGGCAGCTCTGGGGTTTTTGTACGAGGTTATTTCACTGTGTTGGGGTTCCACAGTGAATAAACTTCCACACAGAGCTGAACAAAAACCTCCAGTCCCCCCTAAACTGTCTGTTTACAGTCAGAAAACATCCAgaatcaacaaataaacaaccaaaCACACTTGTGTTTCAGGTGAGTCCTCAGCTGCAGCTTTTCTACCTAAAAACTGTCAAATATCTTCACTTTACTGAACCTCATGtctctgctgtgctgctgtaTGTGCTGCTGAAATGCTGAATATTCTTCCATTTACCAGATAAATACACAACTCAAACTCTTTCTGTTTGTTCATCTGTGTTTTACAGCTACATGGGAGTCAATGTGAGGTGgatttttaacatgtttgaGCTTCTCTGAGTAGGAATGGCAGCTCTGGGGTTTTTGTACGAGGTTATTTCACTGTGTTGGGGTTCCACAGTGAATAAACTTCCACACAGAGCTGAACAAAAACCTCCAGTCCCCCCTAAACTGTCTGTTTACAGTCAGAAAACATCCAgaatcaacaaataaacaaccaaaCACACTTGTGTTTCAGGTGAGTCCTCAGCTGCAGCTTTTCTACCTAAAAACTGTCAAATATCTTCACTTTACTGAACCTCATGtctctgctgtgctgctgtaTGTGCTGCTGAAATGCTGAATATTCTTCCATTTACCAGATAAATACACAACTCAAACTCTTTCTGTTTGTTCATCTGTGTTTTACAGCTACATGGGAGTCAATGTGAGGTGgatttttaacatgtttgaGCTTCTCTGAGGAGGAATGGCAGCTCTGGGGTTTTTGTATGAGGCTATAACACTGTGATGCTTTAATATTTGGCAAACCAATTCGTCTCACCATCCAACCTAAAGGTAAGAAAATACACTTTCTACTTGCTAGTATGAGCAggattaattacattttcaggCTCTGTTTAGGACTGGGtttgagtttttatgttttaaagctTAAACTTGATGGATCAGTTGAGTTGGGATGTGACGATGAGCTGCTGTGAACCAGAGCTACAGATATACAGTAAGACTGCATTCAGGTACAAAATGTATATTCTAGAAGAAAACATCAGTATTCACACAATAATGTCTGCAACAGGATGTCCTGGAAATGTCTggaatttatgttttttatcaaTCAAAGCCTGAAATACTCGTGAATACAGTTAACTGCACTGTTTAAGGTGCTAGTTAGTTTCTTGGTGTGCTAATACTGCAAATAATGAGAAATAATACTGATAGTCAAGCATAATGTTCCAGTTAAATTGTTTCATATATTACCAAGAAAATAACTTACAAACTAATTCAGGTTGGGACTTAAAAAACActgaagagaaaacagaaaaaaatatatatttattgaaacTAGAACAGGAGCCAAATCTTCAAAGTGACTTAAAATCGTTGTCCTGAaatattgttgtttaaatgtagaGACTTAAGTGGTTTTAAATACCTACAGTCAAAAAAAattccattttattgttgtgttgtgttattaaCATGtggaaaaaagtaaaattcagaccatttataataataacaagaaaCAGGGAACACTATGAATAATGATAACCTTAATTTGTTGTACCAGAAATAAAACTTTCTaattaaaaacaacttaaaagaACTACAGGTTAAAAggcatttaactgaaaacttaaaactataaaatattgaaaagcAGAGTGATCTGTAAAATCCAGAACAAGAactcagtctgtctgaaagTGCTGGAAAGGTCATgaaatgttttctaaatgtaaagatttaagggtttttagataaaatatgtaatcttgttttgtttgttttgttttggaagaAATCAAAGTACAGACTGAAAGTActaataataaacattaatactgaataatgttaatttgttgtgcaaaaaaacaaactcaaagtcctttacatgaacacaaaaagcGCTTAAACTTAAGCAACTTAAAACAACTACAGGTGCAGGATTGAAAGGCATTTAAGTGAAAATCTAAACAAATTTCTTAATGCGGAACGATTTCTTTAAGCCAGAACAGGAAGTCAAATCTGTCTGAAAGTCCTGACAAAGTATTCAAGTAATATATACATTTCTATATTTAATGACTTAAGTGGTTTTAAAAAGTCTAAATATTTGATGTGATTACTTGTTGCATTTCTCTTCTGGTTATAACTGGTTAATAACAATACTGTCAAATAAGGATAAAGGGTAAAGTTAAGTTGTACAAGAAATGTAACTTGTCATGCTTTTACAtgtaagagaaaataaattaaaactacaGATTAAAAGTCAAAAGGCATTCAAGTGaaaagttaaaacaacaaaGCCTGAACAGTGTGTGAAAGTTCTTTAAAGTTCTAAAATAATGCTGACTATTGTCATTTTGAAGATTTAagtagttttaaatatttaaagaaaaagaaaatatataatacaaacaggttttttgtgcttcttctgTGGGCAATTACAGTTCAGATTAATAATGATGATACTCTTAATGAGAAAGTTAATTTGCGCAAGAAATGCAACTTATGTTCGTCCATTGAGAAATCTATTTACTAATAAATCTATTACTTCTAATAACAATAAACCTTATTTAAATAGTACTTACTGCACAAGAAAAAGTAAAGATAAAAAATTGTTGGAGAGAAATTAATCAAATGTTCAGAAAAAGACAAGAGTAAAGGAGAGTTGAATAATTTCTCAAAGGCTAATTTCACAGAATTCGCGATATTATAAAACATTATCATCAGGGTTGGTGTTTGGGGTCTGCATACGAGCAGTGTGGACCTGGTCTATCGTTTTCTTTTTCCCGTACAGAAACGGCCGACTCGAAACCGAAGCTGTTTATCCTGAGTCCTCTGCATCCTGAGGGGACGCCACTGAGCGAAATGGCCGACGAAGTTTGTTTGGCTACTAATATCAAAAATAAGGATGATCAAATGGATCTGAATGTGAAGGACGGTAAGGTCTCTATGAACACCACCAGTGCCACTGTGTCCCCGAAAGACGATGCCTACGTCTACGCTGGATTCACCAATCAGACCATCTACTCCTGTGAACTGAACGGCACGTCGTCCAACAACGACAACGGTACGAAGGCTTCTACGATAACATTCAAAATAACTGAACTGTTAAACTCTGAGTTCTGACTGTTGTGCTTCAGTAAGTTTTAAACTTTCTGGAAAGTCAGCAGTAAATCTTTGGTCTGACTCTCAGTGCTTTTGACTTGttaacatgtgtttttttttactttttctgttaTCAGATGTTTTACTCAAGCCTCCACTTTGTTCGCTGTCAGGGTTTGTGCCCTGTGTGACTTCCTTTTGTTAACTAACCTAATATTTTGAGACTCAGTTTGGGGGCcctcactttgaaaacctctgctcTATAAGAGATGAGTGAGAGTTCAGTAAATCTCAACTTGTTGAGAAGAATTTTCAACAATTATTATTGTATGTACggatgtttctgtgtgttttctttgtgtctctgactgatgtgttttctgtttttaccaACCAGTTGGCCTCTGTGCAGACCTTCATCCAGGTGAGTCACCAAAGCAGACTGTAGCAAAGTGTTTAACAAGTCCGTCAGTGTTAGCAAGTCACCGATTGATGTTAGAAATCTGTTCAacatgtgtttctctctctcctgtgcAGAGAAAGCCAAGCCGAACTTCTACCTGCTGATAATGAACGGATTGAGAGTGTTGTTCACCAAAAGTCTGGCCTTCAgcaccatcctcaccatcagAGCTGCACTGACCTAACACTGAGGTCAAAGCaacttgttttatttctttacattttacagtggCCTGTAAGGACAAAAGACACGTAAGGACATTAAGAAAAATTCTCCCCAGTAAAagtttttcatgtatttattgcAATTTCTTCTTGCaatttgggatttttt
This genomic window contains:
- the LOC123972652 gene encoding uncharacterized protein LOC123972652, with the protein product MADEVCLATNIKNKDDQMDLNVKDGKVSMNTTSATVSPKDDAYVYAGFTNQTIYSCELNGTSSNNDNVGLCADLHPEKAKPNFYLLIMNGLRVLFTKSLAFSTILTIRAALT